The genomic interval AACCAATTGTGTTAAGTTGTATGAATCCTTCAGAATGGTTACTGCAGCTTTCCTGACTGGAATGGTTTTGCAGGTGATCATTCTCTTTATCATTAATGCCTCTTCCATGCAGATATAATAGTTTTTTTCTGATTAAGTTTGGCAAAATAATCCATGATTCAATTCTAGACTGTCATCTTAGACCACTTTTCTTGATTTTAACCTTACACTTGGATAACATTTCAAAAGACCTGTGAATAAGTATTTTTCCATTTAAGGCTACAAGGAATTCATTATTCATgtcattcttagttttttaaaatctaattaatGATCTCAACAAAGCACTCTTAGATTCTCTTAAAATTTCTGAGTTTTGTAAGCACCTCTTTTTGCTGATACCTATCTCTCAAAGGAGAAAACCATTTAAAAGATTCTTATATTAACTGAAAATCTGAATACAGATATATTTTACCTATGATATCCATCTACCCAAGGCAAGGCTGAAGTCTGGatctaaattatataaaaaattgtTCACTTCTCCAATTCCACTTAGGTAGATCACAGGATGGATTCTGGAGCCATACTGTAGCAATTTGAATCCTAGCGCTGCCACTTCAAACAGTGTGTGACTATGGGAAGGTTACTAAGTTTCTGTATCTTCAATTTCTATAAAATATGCCTAGTAAGAGTGTCCACCTTATGGGGCTGTTTGAGGGATAAAATGAGTTAATGGATATAAAATGTGTAGAATACTATCTGACATGTAGTAACACATAGATGTTAATATTACCTAAGTTTCATTTGTGTTGAATTGACAAAAGGAACCAAAAATAGCTCATTTGCAACACTATTTCTATGTCAACATGTAGgaataagtaaacaaaatctAGTTTGAATTTTGTCCTGAACTTTTTAACTTGAATCGAACTAAAACTCTGCTGCTACTGcagctactgctaagtcacttcagtcgtgtcctactatagtataaaacaattttttgttttgttcaggaaatttgctttccatttatatctaaaagaatattctttttttgctgtatgtttattttttttcttttcacttcatgTTGAtatgagcaaactttgggagatagtgaaggacagggaagcctggcatgctgtagtccacggggttgcaaagagttggacatgacttagtgattgaagaacaacaacaacgttgATATATGTTTCTCCGATTTGCCCTAAATGTGGAAGAAAATTCTAAACTATATTAAtagtataataattattattgctATATCTCTTACAATAGGAATTAACAGAactagaaaaatgtaaatttagtTGAGCAGTGCTTAGCACATATTATACTCTCATCTCGAAGAATTTTGTTTTCAGTGTCAGACATGTTCACGACTGAATGCATGATGTGACAATAATCTAATATAGGTAGAAACACAATGATTAGAGTGGATTAATTAATTTACCCAGTTGACATTTACTGAATGACTACTATTGTCCAGgtttctttcaaaaataatttttcctggaaatttcctggcagtccagtggttaagactcaacaCTTCCACCGCATGAGGCATGTATTCaatccatggttggggaactaagatgctgcatGCATGTGGTGCggccaaaaatatttatttccctaATACTTTCTAtcatattcatgtcaatgtatggcaaaaaccactacaatattgtaaagtaattagcctccaactaataaaaataaatgaaaaaaacttaAGATTACTgacatgcttttaaaataatgcattcaATGTGAATTGTAATTTATGAACTTAAGTTACAAGATATTTACGGAGGAGAAATCCCAAATAAATGGTACTCCATTCCATATACTAATTGTAACTAGTAAACTGGTTAACTGTGTCTCAGTTAACTTACTGTATCAGAGAAATCAGGATGGTTGCACACTGTGCTGAAATCCATTTGATAAACAAGTCTTTCCTCTTCACCACCTATGAGTAGACAAAGCTTGAGGCACCCTTTGTTCACAGattaaaatgtttcaaatctTAGCTCCCTATCTCCTGCAAATTGGGTAGTCAAGGAATATGGTATCTAGGAAACAAAGGGTCAGGGTGGTGAGAAGGAAACTCATAAATTACAGATATCTATTGAGCTAAATTAGCTTAAAGCCTTTTTcttaataatattctattattttcactTACTCAATTTTGGCTTGATATTATCCTGGTAATAGTCCTGATCCTCTGAGTTTCTGTTTATCTATAAAaaccctttcattttctttctacgTCTAAGAATCTGTTTCTAATACTATCTGACCTCCCTAATATTTTAATGTGGGTTCACACTGTAAAGGACTTGTAATAAGGCAAGATGCCGCTTTATTCAACTGTATTATTGTTTTGCACACCAGTGTAAAAAAATAGAACCTTTCCTTTGAAAAAGTCTCTCTGAGACCAGGTGGTACAGAGCACTTTAACAAACTTTCTGCATcatcatacatttctcacatacttggaaacaaacagatataACTATTATGGATTGTAATTTTGTAAGAGTTTATCTCCCCTGGTTAGATTATGGCAAAGGGTAAGTGGAGTTCTTTCAGTTCTACTGTAACGGGTGTGGGCAGACGGAGACAGTCCATAGCTTTGTGCTGACAATTATTATAGCTCACGCAATGTAATGGAATAACCTATACATTAAGCCATTTAATGGAATAATACTTGAAGCAGTCCTTTACACGTTTTGAAAAGGCTTAGTTTGGATCCACACTTCCAAAATAGGCTGAGTTAAGAATGTTAGTTTATCAATCAGGACGCAGGGTGGCGCTGCCGGCTAAGATTGTGAATAAAGAGCCCTAGAAAGCTCGCGTATTCCTTTGCTGCAAGACGAACCACCACCACAAGAAAGAAGCTCTGCCAGCAGTACTGGGTTACCAACGAATTTGGGCAGCGATATTCTAAACGAATTTAAGATTACAAGTAACTCTGTGACGATTCTACCAAGCAAGAAAATTGAATACCTCTGGCCTTTTTCTGGTTGCTGAAGGGGGACTGGATGTAAGCACCCTGGCTCCAACATGGAGACGCTAGAGAGACTCCAACCCAACAGGCAAGTGACCACCTTTATTTTGACGGTATTCTTGTCTCAGGCTAACCCTGCGCCTATTTGTTATTCTGTTCTGGAAGAAACAGAGAGCGGCTCCTTTATAGCCCATTTAACCAAGGACCTGGGCCTGGGAATTGGGGAGCTGAACGCCCGGTCGGCTCGGGTGGTTTGTGACGATGACAAGCAGCGCTTGCTGCTGGATCGTCAGACTGGAGATTTGCTTTTGAAGGAGAAACTAGACCGGGAAGACATGTGTGGCTCCGTTGAACCCTGTGTGCTGCATTTCCAAGTATTCCTGGAAACTCCAGTGCAATTTTTTGAAGGAGAATTATTAATACAGGACATAAATGACCACTCCCCAGTATTCCCGAATagggaaatgcttttgaaaatacCGGAAAACAGCCAGCCAGGGACTGTATTTCCGTTGAAATTAGCTCAGGATTTGGATGTGGGTAGCAACGGTCTTCAAACATACACTATCAACGCCAATTCTCATTTTCACGTTCTCACTCGAAATCACAGTGATGGCAAGAAATATCCAGATTTGGTGCAGGACAAAGTGCTGGATCGAGAGGAGCAGTCAGAGTTCAGCTTAACCCTAATGGCGCTGGATGGTGGGTCTCCACCTAGGTCCGGCACCAGCATGGTGCGAATCCTGATCTTGGACGTCAATGACAATGCTCCCGAGTTTATGCACACTCCATATGAGGTGCAGGTTCTGGAAAACAGCCCCCTAGATTCCCTAATAGTTACAGTTTTAGCTATGGATGTAGATGCTGGGAACTTTGGGACTGTTTCCTATAGCTTGTTCCAAGCCTCAGAGGAAATTAAACAAACTTTCTCAATAAATGAAGTCACAGGAGAAATCCGACTGACAAAGAAATTGGATTTTGAACAAATCAAATCTTACCACGTGGAAACTGAGGCTACAGATGGAGGAGGCCTTTCTGGGAAAGGCACTGTGGTCATAGAGGTGGTAGATGTGAATGACAATGCCCCAGAACTTACCATATCTTCACTCATTAGCTCCATCCCAGAAAATGCCCCGGAGACCGTAGTCTCTATCTTCCGAATTCGAGATAGAGACTCCGGAGACAATGGAAAGATGATTTGCTCCATTCCAGACAACCTGCCATTTATTCTAAGACCGACTTTCAAGAATTTCTACACCCTGGTAACCGATAGCCCTCTTGACAGAGAAAGTCAAGCCGAGTACAACATCACCATCACGGTCACTGACATGGGAACCCCCAGACTGAAAACCCAGCACAACATAACCGTGCTGGTGGCCGACGTCAACGACAACGCCCCCGCCTTCACCCAGACCTCCTACACCCTGTGGGTCCTCGAGAACAACAGCCCCGCCCTGCACATCGGCAGCGTCAGCGCCACAGACACAGACGCGGGCGCCAACGCCCAGGTCACCTACTCGCTGCTGCCGCCGCCAGACCCGCACCTGCCCCTCGCCTCCCTCGTGTCCATCAACCCCGACAACGGCCACCTCTTCGCCCTCACGTCCCTGGACTACGAGGCCCTGCGAGCCTTCGAGTTCCGCGTGGGCGCCGCCGACCGCGGCTCGCCGGCGCTCAGCAGCCAGGCGCTGGTGCGCGTGCTCGTGGAGGACGCCAACGACAACGCGCCCTTCGTGCTCTACCCGCTGCAGAACGCCTCGGCGCCCTGCACCGAGCTGGTGCCCAGGGCGGCCGAGCCCGGCTACCTGGTGACCAAGGTGGTGGCGGTGGACGGCGACGCGGGCCAGAACGCCTGGCTGTCGTACCAGCTGCTCAAGGCCACGGAGCCCGGGCTGTTCGGCGTGTGGGCGCACAACGGCGAGGTGCGCACGGCGCGGCTGCTGAGCGAGCGCGACGCGCCCAAGCAGCGGCTGGTGGTGCTGGTCAAGGACAACGGCGAGCCGCCGCTGTCGGCCAGCGTCACGCTGCACGTGCTGCTGGTGGACGGCTTCTCGCAGCCCTACCTGCCGCCCCCGGAAGCGGAAGCGGCGGCCGCGGCGCCGGCCGACCCGCTCACCGTCTACCTGGTGGTGGCCTTGGCGTCGGTGTCGTCGCTCTTCCTCTTCTCGGTGCTGGTGTTCGTGGCGGTGCGGCTGTgcaggaggggcggggcgggctcGGCGGGTCGCTGCCCGGTGCCCGAGGGCCACTTCCCGGGCCACCTGGTGGACGTCAGCGGCACGGGGACCCTGTCCCAGAGCTACCAGTACGAGGTGTGTCTGACGGGAGATCATAGAACTGGTGAGTTCAAATTCCTGAAGCCAATATTCCCTAACCTCTTGGTTCAGGACACTgagagagaaatcaaggaaagcCCCAACTGTAGAAACAGCTTTGTATTCAGTTAAATGCCGTATTTGGTTAAGTGAGCCTCTCAATTTTGTTAAGCCTAACTCACATTGCAATATTTTCCTCTTAAGAGATTGTAGTGTTACAGAAATTTGTATATCTCTATTCCAAACTTATGCATGTCTCTActaaattttccttttatagtATTCATTGGATTTAGCATTTTTAGTTACAGTTGATACTATTTCTCCATATTTTACCTTCGGTTGGTGATTAATGTTTCCATAGCTACAAATTACTCAAGCGGTAAAAGAAATTCTATTAGTATTTAAATCAACctcttttaatgtctttttaaGGAAACAGTTTAAAGCTTTTGCATAATCTTGAATTTCTGTATGTTTTTGGTGGTTTTCTTTACTTATATTTGCAAGGGCAGAGTGTTAGAAATTCTTTGTAGGTACCTAGAGATTCCTGTTCACCATTCTACCAGGCTGTGCCCCACTAAATAGCCATGAGCATATAACTTAGCATACTTGTATCTCATAAGTTTCACCTAAACatgcattttattaaattattaatacaCTACAATTGTGACCT from Dama dama isolate Ldn47 chromosome 9, ASM3311817v1, whole genome shotgun sequence carries:
- the LOC133062480 gene encoding protocadherin beta-4 translates to METLERLQPNRQVTTFILTVFLSQANPAPICYSVLEETESGSFIAHLTKDLGLGIGELNARSARVVCDDDKQRLLLDRQTGDLLLKEKLDREDMCGSVEPCVLHFQVFLETPVQFFEGELLIQDINDHSPVFPNREMLLKIPENSQPGTVFPLKLAQDLDVGSNGLQTYTINANSHFHVLTRNHSDGKKYPDLVQDKVLDREEQSEFSLTLMALDGGSPPRSGTSMVRILILDVNDNAPEFMHTPYEVQVLENSPLDSLIVTVLAMDVDAGNFGTVSYSLFQASEEIKQTFSINEVTGEIRLTKKLDFEQIKSYHVETEATDGGGLSGKGTVVIEVVDVNDNAPELTISSLISSIPENAPETVVSIFRIRDRDSGDNGKMICSIPDNLPFILRPTFKNFYTLVTDSPLDRESQAEYNITITVTDMGTPRLKTQHNITVLVADVNDNAPAFTQTSYTLWVLENNSPALHIGSVSATDTDAGANAQVTYSLLPPPDPHLPLASLVSINPDNGHLFALTSLDYEALRAFEFRVGAADRGSPALSSQALVRVLVEDANDNAPFVLYPLQNASAPCTELVPRAAEPGYLVTKVVAVDGDAGQNAWLSYQLLKATEPGLFGVWAHNGEVRTARLLSERDAPKQRLVVLVKDNGEPPLSASVTLHVLLVDGFSQPYLPPPEAEAAAAAPADPLTVYLVVALASVSSLFLFSVLVFVAVRLCRRGGAGSAGRCPVPEGHFPGHLVDVSGTGTLSQSYQYEVCLTGDHRTGEFKFLKPIFPNLLVQDTEREIKESPNCRNSFVFS